Within Caldalkalibacillus thermarum, the genomic segment GAACTGTCTGCGGGGTTAAGGGAGTAAGCAGTACGATAAAGTCTGACTGGCGCAAAAGGGTCTCCAAAGAGACATAGGTGACGCCTAAGCGCTCTTCTATTTCCGGTTTCTGGCGGCGGTTATAATAGAGTACCTCCATATCAAAGCCTAACTTGGCTCGTTTGGCCACCTTTTCTCCGATACGACCCATGCCGATGATACCGAGAGTACGATGATGAACGTCAATACCAAATAAGTTCTCGTTATCACCCTTTTTCCATTTCCCTTCTTTCACATAACGATCCAGTTCCGCTATGCGCCGGGCACTGCTTAAGATAAGGGCAAAAACCAGATCGGCTACAGTATCATCCAACACGTATGGGGTATGGGTACCTAGCACTTTTCTTTTACGCATGGCACCTATATCAAAGTTGTTATAACCGACGGAGATGGTGCTAATCACTCTCAGATGAGGCGCATGAGCCAACAACTCCTCATCCACCTTAAGGCCATGCAGCAGGAGGCCCTCTGCATCTCTTACCTCCTCGAGGAGCTTGCCACGGGGAATAGGCTCAGACCGATCCCATTTGCGGTACTGGCAGTGTTGACCAATATAGGCCTCAATGTCAGCCGGAATAGGATTGGCAATAAACACATTAGGCTTCATAATACCCTCCTTCTATGAACCAAAACAGAAAACCGGTTTCAATACTTTTTTGGCAATTCATCTGTTATCCCCCTGGCGCACGCTCACTTGGGGAATGCCTAAATCACTCGCTCCCAGCTTCGATGTTTTTGCTTCAGGATAATAACGTTCAATGATTTGTATGCCTAAGGCAGCTCGACGAACCCGCTCCCGGCACAGCTGAATATTGGTTGCTTCCCAATGGAGCCCAGATGGATATACATCAGGATGATTACGCAAACCAAATTTGATATAAACAGGAGCTAATATACGGATCAACTCCGGTATTTCATAGTGACGGATGAACCCGCCAAAGTTGTCAGGCACTTCAACATAAAGGTCAATGGGAATATCAATTGCCTGGCGGATGGCTGCCAGCTTGGGAAGGGTCAACGCCGTGGGCACGTTAAACGTGTCAGCACCCAGGTCCTGTATTATTTTCACAGACACAGGATTGGCAGCGGCCAACTGCACAGAAACTTTGACCACAAAATCCTTAGGCAGCAACCCTTTTTCTTTCATTTTCTTAGTCAAATAGAGCAGCCCTTCATCAGCGACTAACGCCCCTCTGAGACCCAGGCTGGCCCCTCTCTTTAAATCTTCCATGGCATAGACCAACTGATCTGCCCCTTCATGTCTTAAAGCAATAGAAGATCCTGCTTTGGTGAAGGGTTGGGCACTGATATCCCAGGCTCCTCTCGGGCCCACAAACAAGCTGAGCTCCATGCCCCGCTCAGCGCACATCCGGTTCATCTCTACAATTTCGTCATCAGTCAAGAGCATAATGCCGCTTCCTTGGGACACACGGTGTACGGTAATTCCATGGCGGTCGATTTCTTCCAGTGTGGCCTCCAAGGCACGAGGGCCTTCAACGCTGGGCAGTTCAATCCGATATTGGGCCCCATCAGGAAAGCGTTTCTCTGAGTCAGGAAGTTCGTATAAATCCCGCTCCGGAAAACCCAGTGAGCGAAGGAAGGCTCTTGATTCCTGCATCCTGTTCACATCCCTTTCTTGGTTCACCTTAGTTCATTGATTCAGTTTGGTTTAAGTCACTTTTATTGAACGATTTGCTTTTCTTTTGTAAGGAATGTCAGCATCCATTTTGACTGCTAAGGGTACAACACCATGGGCCGCATCAGTACATCCAGCCAGACGGTTGCCTGGTGCCACCTCTTTCTGGCGCCGTCTCATACGTTGCTTACGTTCTTCACCTAACTGGGCTCGTTCAGTTTCCAAGTCGCCCTGATACAATTCAACCTGTCCCTCTTGGAACTTTTCTGGGTCAAGCAGTTCAATCCGTTTAGCCCGGAAACGCAGGAGCAGCAAATCTCCTTCCTGCAGGTAGAGGATTCCTCCTCCTTGGTACGCCTCCGGTGTCATATGACCGATAGCTGCACCGTAGGAGACACCGGAGTAGCGTCCATCGCTAATCAATGTAGCCAGTTTCTGTAATTGCCGGTTGGCATTAATGTGCTGCATGGGTGTAAACATCTCAGGCATACCGTATGCCTCCGGACCTTGTCCGGCAATGATCACTGCAATTTTTAAAATCTCTTCCTGCACCATACGCTTGAAGAGAGAATCATAGTCTAAGTTTTGTGCGTTTTGGAACGTCTCCGGCTGATTATGGGCCCACATCTGCAACAAATGCTCGCGGGCGAAGGTTTTCTTTTGACGAAGGTCATCCAACAGGTTGACATTCAACAGCTGGGCATTGGCTTCATCTTCGTTTTCAAAATAAAGGACAAATGAGACTTTTTCATCAAATTTATCCAGTTGGTGGGTGGGCATGCCACTGATCTTGACAACAGCACTCTCAAAGAAGTTTCCTTCGAGGACATCCACTCCGCTGAACGGACGCCGCGGTTTGCTGAGAATGACGGGGTTATCTTTCACATTGTCAGCACTTAAGCCTTTTGTATCCGCCAAACGCTCGGCCCAAGTCTGTCCGGTTACCGTCATGGCATCCGTATCCATGGGAACACCATTATTGAGCAACTCGTAAAAGAGGGTTTCCATTCCCCGAATGAGGCCTGAACAGCATTGCTGGGCCAGAACGAAAATGTCTCGCCCCTCGGTCAGGCTATAATCAAACAGGTCCGGAATGGGATATTCCTGCTGAATGTCCCGGACATCCCACAGACTAAAGTCATAACCGGCATATAACATAGCTCCAACGATATGCATCATCAGATTGCTAGAACCGCCACTGGCACTGTGAATACGAACAGCATTGGCTATGTTAGCCTTGAGCAGCTCTGTTACACTGCACTCCGGACGGTTAATAATTCCAAACAGTGATTCGATCGCCGGATTCAATTGTTCCTGGGTAGGCGGCTCTGTCAATAATTCAAGATTAGGGTGAACAAGACCAAAGCCAGCAGTGATATCCCTAGAGCTGTTTCCGGTACCATGAAAAGCACAGATCCCGCCCGCAGCATCACAAGTGTTAACCGCCAATCGCTTTTCAAAATCTTTATGTTGCTCCGGGGTGATTACCCCTTTTTCAACAGCTCGCAGAAAAACCCCTTGAAAAGCAGTGTTTGAGGAACATTGTAAGATAAAGCTGGAGGCATCCAGAAGATCGTCAGCGATCTCCGGGTAGCCCATTTTCCGGGCACGCTCTGCCACCTCATGCAACTCGCTCATGAGATCCGCCGGGATTTCTCCTCCTTTAAGCACGTGCGAAGGAGCAAAGGTGGCAAACAGAGGCGCTTCTCCTCTAATGCGCCGTGTCCGGTCGACCATGGCCAATCCGCTCAACACACCGAGTGGCTGTTTATCACAGCCTTGAATGACAAAAGCACCATGATAAGAATGGGCTTCCATCTGGTTGGCCACGACTTCAGCGATGGCATTACGGCTTTGGAGAGAATAGCTCATGCCCATGTTGCTCTGAGCTGTTCCATCACACAGGACAGGTGTGCTGAAATAAAACGGAACGCCACCCTCTTGCCAGATCTTAAGCGCCGCCCGGGAGACCGTATACTGATCCAATATGTGAGCAGGGTGATCGGCAGATCCACCGATAATCGCAATCCGTGGGCAATTTTCTTCCAACCGGTCATAAATTTCCTCCAAAGTCCAATCAGGCTGGATATGCTTTGCTTCTTCTCCCAACCATTGCTTCGCTTGATCCAGAAGCCCTGCCACCGTAATCGGCTCATTAGCCTTGCCTTGAACATTTTCTTTATAAGGATTGACCGGGCTATTGACCCGAGGCCTGTATGGCTTACTCACAACTTTCTCCTCCCTTTGCATTATCCTTGTGACAAGTCTAGAAGCTGGGTAAGACACGATGGATGGCAAATTCCGAAAAACCAAGTTCTTCATTCTTAGTCTCTTTGCCGTTGGTTACGTTCTCGATATCAGACAAAATCATCTGACCGATCTCAGGGATGGTATGCGTCTTTTCCAGGATACCGCTGGCGTCTATATCCAGCTCTTCCCCCATGATGGACATCAGTTCGGGGTCACCGCACACTTTAATGACTGGAGAGATGGGAGAGCCAACGGGATTCCCTTCTTAACCCGTCCCTTCTCACCTTTGCTTAAATCACGAACAGCTGTGGCAACATTGTCGTTATCTTTCATCTTGACAGCATTCGCTTTATTTGACACGAACTTCTCCTCCTCTTTGTCGTGGTCGTATTATAGGCTGATAGGGCTCCCTTCCCTCCTCGAACCAAGTTCCTCCATTTAAGTTAAATTGCCCAACCAAACCGGTTTTTATTGATTTTATTCATAGTTTTCACTCTTTTCTTAGTATATAGGATACTATTATGCGTATGTTTTGTCAAAACATAGTTTTATATTATTGAACAATTTAACCATAACAAAAACCCAGCCTTGAAAGGCCAGGTTGCACCGCTACTGAATGGATGTAACAACAGTGAGAATCTTAGCCCTTAAATGGATAAGTAGGCAAGCCTTTCACTTTCGTTTTAACGCAGAAAAGCCCTCCTGCATAAGGTTGCTTTAAGCGTTCTTCATCGCTTAGTCCTACTCTGGCTGTTGTAATATATAAATGGTCTAAATCATCACCTCCAAAAACACATGACGTCACCTTAGCGACGGGCAAATGGATGGTGTCTAATAAATCACCTGTCATGGGATTCCAGCGGGTCACTTTATACCCACCCCAATGAGCGACCCAGATCATGCCTTCAGTGTCCGTTGTCATTCCATCCGGAACGCCGGCGCCGTCTGGTATTCTCACCACAACTCTTTTATTTTTTAGTTCTCCTGAGTCAAGATCAAAATCAAAGGCGACGACCTCTTTTGTCGGAGTATCAACATAATAGAAAATTTGGTTATCTGGTGACCATGAGATACCATTAGAGATGCTTACATGATTTAACACTCTGTTTACCTTATTAGTCTCGAGACAGTATAATGATCCTTGCTCTGGTAATTCCTTCTTATGCATGGTTCCTGCCCAAAAACGCCCCATTGCATCACATTTACCGTTATTAAATCGATTTTCAGGCAAGTAACTTTCGGGGTCAGCAATCGGGCATAATTGCCGCGTGTAAAAATCAAACGTAAAAAACCCATTTTCCGTTACCATCACAAGCCCGCCTGATTCCCGTGGTACGACGGCGCTTACAAGCTGGCCAATTTCCAGGGATGTATTTTCATTACGGTTCGGATCATAGATATGGACCTTTTTTTGATCAATATCAACCCAATAGAGACGTTTCTTTTTCACATCCCAGGAAGGTCCTTCACCAAGGGTGGCCTTGGCATCAAAAACAAGTTCGGCCTGCACCAACCGCTCTCTTCCTTTTAGTGTAGGGGTTCCTTTATTAAAATATTCAAGACAACTAAAAACCCATGCCCTTCAGACGCTCAGTTTCTACTCAATTTCAACAATCATTTCAATTTCCACCGGGGTATCAAATGGAAGTTCATTAGCCGAAATTGCGGATCTGGCATGTTTACCCCGTTCCCCAAAAATTTCTTCCAACAACTCGGAAGCTCCGAGGTGTAGACGAGATTTCCCACTGTCCTCGCAGGCACATACTCTGCAGCAGGTCTTGGTGCCTCAGGCAAATTAATCCCTAATCTTTTTAATTTCTCTTCGATTTTGGACATCAGAAACACTCCTTTTTCATTGTATGCTTGGATCAAAAAGGAATTCCAATAGATGAAAAGATAAATAAGTTTTTTAAAGGGTTAGGATTAACTGTTGAACAGACACTCCGGGTTTTTTCTCCATGTATGATCACCAATTCAGGATTGAATGTGTTCACCAGATTAGCAATACCAATTCCCAAATAGGTTCCAAGATCATAGATCGCGATCTGTTCAACAACAGGATCACCGTTTTCAACCGCTTTTGCAATTAACGGAAGTGTCAAGTCTTCAGCTGAATCAACCATTTGTTTTAACCATGTTGTTTGGTTCATATTTTCGGATACCTGTTTTAATAAGGCATCTGATGAAGCATAAGTTTCCCAACACCCTCGATTTCCACATCGACATTTAGGACCATTGAAGTTAAGCGTGGTGTGTCCAATCTCACCAAAACTATCATCAATTCCTCTCATCATTTGGTTATCGATAATCACACCCGCACCAATTCCACCATCGGTCATTAAAGAGATTATTGTTTGGGCTTCATCCTGACCAAACCATTTTTCAGCTAAACTTAAATTTTTACATTCGTTGTCAACCCAGACTGGCTTATTAAATCGTTCTGATAACAAATCTCCTAAATTTACATTATTTAGGATGCTAAAATTGGAAGCATCACGAATGGTTCCTGTCTTTGTTTCGACAAGCCCCGGGCTTCCGACTCCAATCCCTAAGACCGGAATCTTCAAGTCCTCTGCTTTCTTGATCAACTCACCAACTTGAAGCGTCAACTTATGGAGTAACTGCTCCTTACTTTCATCACGCCTATTTCGTTCTTGTATCCGAAATAAAATGCTAGCGGATAAATCAATCAATGCCATATCCAACAGTTCAATCCCGAGATGCACTGCTATAATGCTTTTTCCGCGCGGATGGAAAGCAATAATTTTCGGACGTTTACCACCGAGTTCGGTTGAACTCCCTGTTCCGTCAACTTTTAAATAACCTTCTTCGATTAGCTCATCAACTAACGAGGAGGCGGTTGGGGTACTGATTCCAAGATCTTTAGCAATCTGTGGTTTCGTGGTTCTTATACGGCATCTGACGTATTCCAAAATACTGATTTTATGTGTGAGTTTTACGTCGATTTTTTTATTAGTGTTGAGCAACAACCTTCCCCCCAGTTACATCAATTTCCTTATCTGTAACTCCGACATTATAAAATATTATACTTTTTATATGCCTCTACAATGCCCATTCCCTGTTGAAGTGCTTTACGCATAGCGTTTTCTCCATCCACTTTTTTTAATACTCCTTCAAACACTTGGGCTGCACAAGTTTGAGGAACAACGACAATTCCATCATGATCAGCCACAATGATATCGCCTGGAAACACCTTAACACCGCCGCATTCAATGGGGACTTGATAGTTAATCACGTCAGTTCTCCCTTTTGAATCATGGGGATGAAATCCTCTTGTAAAGGTTGGAAATCCCATTTCAATAATCTTTCGGCTATCCCTGGTAAATCCGTCAATGATGGCCCCTCTTGATCCCTTGACCATTGCCGCAGTGCTTAGCAGCTCTCCCCAAAAGCCGCTGCTTGTTGAGCCGTTTGTGGTTGCCACTACAATATCCCCTTCATTTAATGCATCAACCGCTTCTAGTTCTTTTTTATAAGGGTGTTCTGGAATCTCGTAAACATCAGTAGCAAGAATAGTAAAAGCTCTCCCTATCACACTAAATGAAGGGTCAATGGGACGGATATGGTGTTCCATCACTTGCGCACGTAGGCCCAGATCATCTAATATGTCAGCTGTTACGGCAGTATATACTTTTTGTTCTAATTGCCCAAAGTCATATTTCATCATCTATCACCCCTTGTGTGTACCGTTTTTAACTTTAGCTATATCCCGGAGAGACAATTGCAATCAAATCGTCGGGGACCACTTCCAGCTTCTTGTTCATGTGCGACAGGTCCAGCCCGCGTGGATAGACAGGAATCGTTTCCTCGTAGGCCAGCTTAACGACTGCAGCCACCTCCTGTGCGGTCGTCGGCTGTATCACCAGTTCTGGGAGAAAGACACCGAACGACGCATCGTAAGAATAGCCAATCAAGTCCTGCTTCTCCGTCAGAATCCGCTTATCGTCTGAGATAATACCTCTGACCTGCTGTAAAATTTCCTCATCAACTTTTCTGTAGGCCAATACATTCACCCTCTTACAGGTTAATCTGAGGGACAGAATTTGTCATCCAAAATACCGCTTGGTCCTGTACTTACCACTGTTCGGTTCTTACAACACTCCGTGATAAGCGTTTTCAATAATTTGTCTAACATCGCTTTCACTAGTGAGCCTGGGGTTTGCAAACACATTTCCACTCCTCATGGTGTCTCTGATCATCTGCGGCAAATAATCCAATGAAACCCCCAAATCCTTGATATTGTCTGGGATGTTTAAGGATTTATTCATTGTTACGATTGCTTCAATGGCTTTCCTTCCTGCCTCAGTCACTGGCAAACCGCTCACATCTTCCCCTAATGCAACGGCGATCTCCTTGTATTGATCAGGACAAGCCGGCAGGTTATATGCCATGACATATGGTAATAATGCAGCATTGGCAATACCATGAGGGATATTAAAAATACCACCGAGCGTATGTGAAATGGCATGTACATTTCCTAAACGTGACTGGGCAAAGGCCATCCCTGCCATGCAGGATGCCACAAGCATTTCCCCTCTGCTATCCATATCTGTACCTACAAAATAAGCTTTATTTATGTTCTCACCAATTATTTTTACTGCGTTTATCGCTAAAGCTTGACTGACAGGATTTGAAAATTTAGAAGTATAAGACTCTATGGCGTGTGTAAGTGCATCCATTCCAGTAGCAGCTGTAATCGAAGGCGGTAAACCTAGTGTAAGTTCAGGATCTAAGATTGCTAGCTTAGGATATAGATGCGGACTGATAATGGCTGCTTTAAACAATGTCTTCTCGTTTGTAATGATGGTAGCTGGGGTCGCTTCACTTCCTGTTCCAGCTGTAGTCGGGATGGCAACAATCGGAAGAGGGGGATGAGGTAATTTGTTCACCCCTTCGTAATCGAGAATACTGCCGCTATTA encodes:
- a CDS encoding RraA family protein; this translates as MKYDFGQLEQKVYTAVTADILDDLGLRAQVMEHHIRPIDPSFSVIGRAFTILATDVYEIPEHPYKKELEAVDALNEGDIVVATTNGSTSSGFWGELLSTAAMVKGSRGAIIDGFTRDSRKIIEMGFPTFTRGFHPHDSKGRTDVINYQVPIECGGVKVFPGDIIVADHDGIVVVPQTCAAQVFEGVLKKVDGENAMRKALQQGMGIVEAYKKYNIL
- a CDS encoding UxaA family hydrolase, whose translation is MSIMGEELDIDASGILEKTHTIPEIGQMILSDIENVTNGKETKNEELGFSEFAIHRVLPSF
- a CDS encoding FAD-binding oxidoreductase yields the protein MAYRKVDEEILQQVRGIISDDKRILTEKQDLIGYSYDASFGVFLPELVIQPTTAQEVAAVVKLAYEETIPVYPRGLDLSHMNKKLEVVPDDLIAIVSPGYS
- a CDS encoding U32 family peptidase; the encoded protein is MQESRAFLRSLGFPERDLYELPDSEKRFPDGAQYRIELPSVEGPRALEATLEEIDRHGITVHRVSQGSGIMLLTDDEIVEMNRMCAERGMELSLFVGPRGAWDISAQPFTKAGSSIALRHEGADQLVYAMEDLKRGASLGLRGALVADEGLLYLTKKMKEKGLLPKDFVVKVSVQLAAANPVSVKIIQDLGADTFNVPTALTLPKLAAIRQAIDIPIDLYVEVPDNFGGFIRHYEIPELIRILAPVYIKFGLRNHPDVYPSGLHWEATNIQLCRERVRRAALGIQIIERYYPEAKTSKLGASDLGIPQVSVRQGDNR
- a CDS encoding dihydroxy-acid dehydratase domain-containing protein, whose translation is MSKPYRPRVNSPVNPYKENVQGKANEPITVAGLLDQAKQWLGEEAKHIQPDWTLEEIYDRLEENCPRIAIIGGSADHPAHILDQYTVSRAALKIWQEGGVPFYFSTPVLCDGTAQSNMGMSYSLQSRNAIAEVVANQMEAHSYHGAFVIQGCDKQPLGVLSGLAMVDRTRRIRGEAPLFATFAPSHVLKGGEIPADLMSELHEVAERARKMGYPEIADDLLDASSFILQCSSNTAFQGVFLRAVEKGVITPEQHKDFEKRLAVNTCDAAGGICAFHGTGNSSRDITAGFGLVHPNLELLTEPPTQEQLNPAIESLFGIINRPECSVTELLKANIANAVRIHSASGGSSNLMMHIVGAMLYAGYDFSLWDVRDIQQEYPIPDLFDYSLTEGRDIFVLAQQCCSGLIRGMETLFYELLNNGVPMDTDAMTVTGQTWAERLADTKGLSADNVKDNPVILSKPRRPFSGVDVLEGNFFESAVVKISGMPTHQLDKFDEKVSFVLYFENEDEANAQLLNVNLLDDLRQKKTFAREHLLQMWAHNQPETFQNAQNLDYDSLFKRMVQEEILKIAVIIAGQGPEAYGMPEMFTPMQHINANRQLQKLATLISDGRYSGVSYGAAIGHMTPEAYQGGGILYLQEGDLLLLRFRAKRIELLDPEKFQEGQVELYQGDLETERAQLGEERKQRMRRRQKEVAPGNRLAGCTDAAHGVVPLAVKMDADIPYKRKANRSIKVT
- a CDS encoding iron-containing alcohol dehydrogenase; this translates as MDGYKFFMPTQMEYGRGLARKTGELLKPYVKQKVLIVTDAGVRKAKILDPIEMSLNEQGIAYDIFDEVDPNPTNQIVENGLRYLQKGNCDIVLAVGGGSSIDTAKAIAALVNNSGSILDYEGVNKLPHPPLPIVAIPTTAGTGSEATPATIITNEKTLFKAAIISPHLYPKLAILDPELTLGLPPSITAATGMDALTHAIESYTSKFSNPVSQALAINAVKIIGENINKAYFVGTDMDSRGEMLVASCMAGMAFAQSRLGNVHAISHTLGGIFNIPHGIANAALLPYVMAYNLPACPDQYKEIAVALGEDVSGLPVTEAGRKAIEAIVTMNKSLNIPDNIKDLGVSLDYLPQMIRDTMRSGNVFANPRLTSESDVRQIIENAYHGVL
- a CDS encoding ROK family transcriptional regulator, with translation MLNTNKKIDVKLTHKISILEYVRCRIRTTKPQIAKDLGISTPTASSLVDELIEEGYLKVDGTGSSTELGGKRPKIIAFHPRGKSIIAVHLGIELLDMALIDLSASILFRIQERNRRDESKEQLLHKLTLQVGELIKKAEDLKIPVLGIGVGSPGLVETKTGTIRDASNFSILNNVNLGDLLSERFNKPVWVDNECKNLSLAEKWFGQDEAQTIISLMTDGGIGAGVIIDNQMMRGIDDSFGEIGHTTLNFNGPKCRCGNRGCWETYASSDALLKQVSENMNQTTWLKQMVDSAEDLTLPLIAKAVENGDPVVEQIAIYDLGTYLGIGIANLVNTFNPELVIIHGEKTRSVCSTVNPNPLKNLFIFSSIGIPF
- a CDS encoding 2-hydroxyacid dehydrogenase, which codes for MKPNVFIANPIPADIEAYIGQHCQYRKWDRSEPIPRGKLLEEVRDAEGLLLHGLKVDEELLAHAPHLRVISTISVGYNNFDIGAMRKRKVLGTHTPYVLDDTVADLVFALILSSARRIAELDRYVKEGKWKKGDNENLFGIDVHHRTLGIIGMGRIGEKVAKRAKLGFDMEVLYYNRRQKPEIEERLGVTYVSLETLLRQSDFIVLLTPLTPQTVQLIGDDQFQLMKEEAIFINASRGQTVDEQALVRALQSGRIRGAGLDVFQQEPIPPDHPLLALPNVVTVPHIGSATHQTRRDMARVAAENLVKALQGDSSCYVVPELKDLILS
- a CDS encoding SMP-30/gluconolactonase/LRE family protein, with the translated sequence MQAELVFDAKATLGEGPSWDVKKKRLYWVDIDQKKVHIYDPNRNENTSLEIGQLVSAVVPRESGGLVMVTENGFFTFDFYTRQLCPIADPESYLPENRFNNGKCDAMGRFWAGTMHKKELPEQGSLYCLETNKVNRVLNHVSISNGISWSPDNQIFYYVDTPTKEVVAFDFDLDSGELKNKRVVVRIPDGAGVPDGMTTDTEGMIWVAHWGGYKVTRWNPMTGDLLDTIHLPVAKVTSCVFGGDDLDHLYITTARVGLSDEERLKQPYAGGLFCVKTKVKGLPTYPFKG